The sequence AGAACGCAGAGGCACAGCCTCTGCTTGCACACTTAAGGCACACAGAGATTGCCACGCTTCGCTCGCAATGACATCATTTAGGGTTTTTCAACAAGCCCTTTCACCGGGATGACAACGATGATACTCCTCTACTCAAACAAATCCACATTCCCGGTGCGTTTGTTGGGGGAGTATTTTGTCGGGCGTTCATCGAGATAAACAGATTCACCTTTGCCGAGATGAACCGCGTCGTAACCCCGCTTGCAGAGGTCAGCGGCGAATTCCTTGAAACCGTGTATCGTAAGAATCTTCTTCGGCTGCGCCTTTTCGACATACGCTATCAGTTCATTGTAATCGGCGTGATCCGATAGCGGCACTGTAGTGTCGGCGCCGCTCCAGCGTGGAAGGCTCCCGACGCTCCAGCCGGTCAGCATACATGACCGAACCCGACGGAGTCCTTTCATGTCAGAGTTGCGACTCCAACCGGGAGGCGCGATCAGAATCTTATCTTTGTATGTCTCGCGGTCAAACAGCTCGAACTCGCCAAACTTGATCCCGCACTTCTTGTACAGCATCGCCATTTCATACACCGATGAATGCAAGCTCGCCGGATATCCTTCGTCACCGATTATCTTCAGCGCCTCCTGCGCCTTGCCGAGCGAATATCCGAGGATCATCGGAGTGTACCCCGA comes from Candidatus Zixiibacteriota bacterium and encodes:
- a CDS encoding MBL fold metallo-hydrolase: MIHFNSGIEIEGVDIPLDSTRKRDFAFVSHAHSDHCARHNKILATPETVIFFRKRFSRVKSIAVPLGQRTKVGNIDVELYSSGHILGAAQIMIHQNGRKIVYTGDFKLRQSATVQPIEIKKCDVLVMETTYGRPEYVFPDRDVSIDLLLKFIKATRVSGYTPMILGYSLGKAQEALKIIGDEGYPASLHSSVYEMAMLYKKCGIKFGEFELFDRETYKDKILIAPPGWSRNSDMKGLRRVRSCMLTGWSVGSLPRWSGADTTVPLSDHADYNELIAYVEKAQPKKILTIHGFKEFAADLCKRGYDAVHLGKGESVYLDERPTKYSPNKRTGNVDLFE